The DNA sequence TGGTGCAATCCTCCGACATCCGTCGTTGTTTTCGATTCCAGTAGATAGGGATTCGGCGGCAAAGGTCAAGCCCGGAAGGGATATGGCAGGCCCGGCCGCCGCCGAACGGGTTTGTGTTATCGTATTGAGAAAAAACGGAGATACCGTTTGCCCATGGGAAAAAATCGTTATAATACCGTTAAGCAATGGACCATTGTTGAATCCGGGAGGTCGAGACCATGAAGACATGTATTTCCGAGAACCCCACATCCAAATCCACGGCAATCACCACGGTCGGCCCTGCCAAAATCGCCAATCCCATCGCATTCGGTCGATTCGTCGAAGAAGACGACGCCGTGTTGGTGAACATCTCCCGCCGGACCGTGGAAGGCGGCCCCAAGAGCCGCAAGAAGCCCGAGCACGCCTATTTCGAGCCCGCCGGCCCCCGGGACAAGATCTACTACGACCCAAGCAAGACAAAATGCGCGGTGGTCACCTGCGGCGGGCTGTGCCCCGGCCTGAACGACGTCATCCGGGCCATCGTCATGGCCGCCTACCACGAATACAAGGTCCCGTCCGTGCTCGGCATCCAATACGGTCTGGCCGGGTTCGTGCCCGAACAGGGGTACGACGTCATCGAGCTGACCCCGGATTTCGTGTCGCGCATCCATGAATTCGGCGGCACGGTGCTGGGCTCCTCGCGCGGCCCCCAGGACCCGGAGGTCATCGTAGACGCGCTGGAGCGCATGAACGTCTCCATCCTGTTCATGATCGGCGGCGACGGGACCATGCGCGCGGCCTCCGCCGTGGTGGCCGAGATCGCGAAGCGCGGCCTGTCCATCTCCGTGGTCGGCCTGCCCAAAACCATCGACAACGACATCAACTACGTCTCGCCCTCCTTCGGCTTCGACACCTCGGTGGAGACCGCGGCCATGGCCATCCGGGGCGCGCATGTGGAGGCCACGGGCGCCCCCTGGGGCATCGGCATGGTCAAGGTCATGGGCCGGGACGCGGGCTTCATCGCGGCGCAAAGCTCCCTGTCCTGCCAGGAGGTCAACTTCTGCCTCATCCCCGAGGCTCCCTTCGACCTCCACGGCGAAAAGGGCTTTCTGGCCGCCCTGGACAGGCGCATGAAGCAGCGCGGAAACGCGGTCATCGTGGTTGCCGAGGGCGCAGGCCAGGACCTCCTGAAAACCTCTGGCGAAGCGGACGCCTCAGGCAACGTGAAACTCAGCGACATCGCCGCCCTGCTCAAGAAGGAAATTCTCGAACATTTCAGCAAACAGGGCATCGAGGCCACCCTGAAATACATCGACCCGAGCTACATCATCCGCTCGGTCCCGGCCAACGCCAACGACCGCATCTACTGCTCTTTCCTGGGCATCCACGCGGTCCATGCGGGCATGTCCGGGCGTACCGGCCTGGTCGTCTCCCGCTGGAACGGCCGCTACGTGTACATCCCCATGGGGTTGGTGACCAAGGGCAAGAAACGCATCAGCACCTGTTCCAACTACTGGCGCGCCGTACTCGAATCCACGGGCCAGCCCGTTTCCATGAAAAATGGCTAATGGGAACAATAATTATTCTTGATTTGTTCGCGAGGCGGAGGTATGCATCTCTGAATGTTGAGCATTTTTTAACGGTTTGAGGTATGTCAAAGCAATATCCACAAGGGGGTTTGTATGGATGTGCTGATGCTTTCCCGGTTGCAATTCGCCGCAGCCACCATGTTTCACTTTATTTTCGTGCCGTTGACGCTGGGGTTATCGGTCCTCATCGCCTGCATGGAAACGGCCTATGTGCGCACCGGCAACGAGGTGTACAAAAAAATGGCCAAATTCTGGGGAAAACTCTTCCTGGTGAACTTCGCATTGGGCGTGGTCACCGGCATCACCCTGGAATTCCAGTTCGGCACCAACTGGTCCCGGTATTCCGCCTACGTGGGCGACATCTTCGGTTCGCTCCTGGCCATCGAAGCCACGGCGGCCTTCTTCCTTGAATCCACCTTTATCGGCGTCTGGCACTTCGGCTGGGACAAGCTCTCGCCCAAGGCCCACGCCACCACCGCATGGCTGGTGGCCGGCGCGTCCAACCTGTCGGCCATCTGGATTCTCATCGCCAACGGCTTCATGCAGAATCCCGTGGGCTACGTCCTGCGCAACGGCCGGGCCGAGCTGACCGACTTCTGGGCGGTCATCACCAACAAGTACGCGTGGCTCGAATTCTTCCACGTGGTTCCGGCCTCCCTGCTTCTGGCCGGATTCTTCATCGTCGGCATCTCGGCGTGGCACCTGCTGCGCAAGAACAACACCGAGTTCTTCCAGAAATCCTTCAACCTGGGCATCTCCGTGGCCCTGGTCTTCGCCCTGTTCACCGCGTTCGAGGGCCACATCCACGGCAACAACCTGTCCGACACCCAGCCCGCCAAGCTGGCGGCCATGGAATCGCACTGGGAGACCCAGACCCAGGCGCCCATGTATCTCCTGGTTATCCCGGGCGAGGACGGCAACGTGCTTCAGGCACTGCCCCTGCCCGGCGTGCTGAGTTTCCTGGCCTACAACGACTTCAACGCCGAAGTGAAGGGGCTGAACGACTTCCCCAAGGAGGACCGGCCTCCCGTGGTCCTGTCCTTCCTCTCCTTCCGGCTGATGGTCGGCCTGGGCACCCTGTTCATCCTGGTGGCCGCCTTCGGCTTCCTGGTCCGTTCCAAGGTGCACAACTACCCGCTCTTCCTCAAGGCGCTGCCGTTCTGTATCCCTCTCCCTTACATCGCGCTCTGGGCGGGCTGGACCCTCACCGAAGTGGGCCGCCAACCCTGGATCGTCTACGGGCTCATGCGCACCTCCGACGCGGTCTCCCCGGTGGGCGGCGCCGAGGTGGGCTTCACTCTCGTCCTCATGACCCTGCTCTACGCCCTGCTCGGCGCTGTCGGCATCTGGCTGATGGTCAAGCTGGCCAAGAAGGGTCCCGAAGACAACACCCCCATCCAGGTCTAACTTCAGCGAATTAAAGGAGAAAATCTATGACTACTCTGATGGAAACCGGTTCGCTGCACTACTACCTGGCGATGATCTGGTTCATCCTCTGGGGCGTGCTCTGGGCCGTCTACTTTATCCTCGACGGCTTCGACCTGGGCGTGGGCACCCTGCTGCCCTTCCTGGCCCGGACCGAAACCGAAAAACGGGCCATGTTCAACGCCACCGGCCCCTTCTGGGACGGCAACGAAGTCTGGCTGATCGCGGCGGGCGGCGTGACTTTCGCCGCCTTCCCCTACGCCTATGCGCAGATGTTCAGCGGCCTGTACATGGCGCTCATGCTGCTCCTGTTCACCCTGATTGTGCGCGGCGTATCCTTCGAATTCCGCTCCAAGGTTGAAAGCCCCGCATGGAAAAAGATCTGGGACACGGCCCACGCGGTGTGCTCCTTCCTGCCCGCCCTGCTGCTGGGCGTGGCCTTCGCCAACATCTTCCAGGGCATCCCTCTGGACGAGACCGGGTTCTCCCAGGCCGGGCTTTTCGGCCTGCTCAACCCCTACGGCATCGCCGGCGGCATCCTGTTCGTGACCATCTTCATGATGCACGGGGCTCTGTGGCTGTGCATCCGCACCACCGGCGAACTCAAGCAGCGGGCCGAAAACGTGGCCACCAAGCTGTGGCCCGGCGTGGTCATCCTGACCGTGCTGTTCCTGGCCTATACCGCCATGTCCACGCAGCTCTTCGCCAACTACATGGTCTACCCGATCCTGTTCGTCATCCTGCTCCTGCCCGTGGCCGGGCTGGTGCTCATGCGCACCTACCTCGGCGCAGGCAAGTACTGGATGGCCTGGGCCTCCTCCTGCCTGTACATCGGCGGCACGGCCCTGTTCGGCGTGACCGGAATCTTCCCGGCCATCATCCCGTCCAACCCCAACCCGGCCCACAGCCTGACCATCATGAACTCGGCATCGAGCGCCCTGACGCTGGAAATCATGCTCGTGGTGGCGGTCATCTTCGTGCCTCTTGTCATCGGCTACCAATCATGGGTCTACAAGCACTTCGCCACGGCCATGACCGAGGACGACCTGCACTACTAGAAAAGGCTCTCCCAAACCGCAAGACCGCCCGGTCCGGCATCAGCCGGGCCGGGCTTTTTCGCGTCGATCACAGGATGGGCCGAGCCTCGTTTTTTCGCGTTTCTCCCATGAAAAACCGCTCCGGGCGGTATCGGGGTGGACGAGCCTTCGTCTTCCCGGAATCACGAGCCGGGGGGGGGGTGTTCCCTGGATTTTCGTTGCGCGAAGCGCGTTCGGGTGCGCCGGGTCGCGCGAGGAGCAAATCCCGGAGGGGCGAGGGACGGGACGGCTGTCGAAAGCCGCCCCGCGCGGGGAATGTCTAGTCGTGCGTATCCATGCCGTTGTAGACCCAGCCGAAGTACTTGCGGGCGAGAAAGGACGCCACCTCGGCGGCATCGTCCAGCCCGAAATTCGGAACGTCGGTGTCCACGCCCCGGTCCGTGACCATGGCGATGAGCCTTTTGGCCTGCTGGTTGTAGCGGTCGCACAGGGGCAAGACGTGAGCGGCGTTGCGGTAGACCTCGATCTTGGGCTGATCCGAGTTGAAATACCCTTCGGCCAGGACCAGGTCCTTGTCCGCAAACAGGGTCTCGGCCAACGATTCCAAGGACCGCTCGCGCTCCACGGACTTGATCATGGCCACGCGGTCGGGCGAGGAAACGACCACGGTCTCGGCCCCTGCGCGTTTGAGCCGCCAGGAGTCCTTGCCCTCCACGTCCATTTCAAAGGAGTGGGAATCGTGCTTGATCGCGCCCACGGACAGCCCGAGCCGACGCAGCTCAGGCACGAGTTTTTCCATAAAAGTAGTTTTTCCGGATTTCTTTTTGCCGACGATGCAGAATATATGCTGTGCCATTTCAATCCCTTATGGTTGACATGCGGAAACGCGCCCAGGTGTTGCAACAGAACCGGGCGCGACGAGACGACAGACATTAACCGTATATCAAGGGGCCGACGGGTGCAATCCTTTACAACGTACGGGCCGGGTGCCACTATGCGTCCATACCGCCCCCAAACTCCCGAGGAAGGCCATGCCCGCACTCATTTCCCGCCAGGACGCGGTCCGCAAGCTGCTCGGGCTCGCCCGGCCCGCCACAACGCAAACCGTACCGCCCATGAACGGCATCGGCCTGATCGCGGCCCGGGATGCGACCGCCCAGTGCGATGTCCCCGAACACGCTTGCTCGGTGCGCGACGGATACGCCGTGCGCAGCCTGGACGCGGCCCCGGCCAAGCCGCTCGATCCGGTGCGGCTGGCCGTGAACGGCTGCCTGCGCGCGGAATCGACGAACCCCATGCCCATCCGGCCGCATACGACCGTCCGCGTACTGACCGGCGGCCCGGTGCCGCCCGGCGCGGACGCGGTCTATGCCGAAGAGGACGTGGAGGCGGCGGACGGGCATATCCTGGTGCGCGCCCCCGTGCGCGCGGGCTGGTTCGTGCGCGCCGCGGGCGGCGAGATCGCGAAAGATACGGTGGTCGTCCCGGCGGGTCAACCGATCTCGCCCCAGGCGGCGGCGGTCATGACCCGCACCCGGGTGAACTCCATCCAGGTCCACCCCCGGCCTCGGGCCCGGCTCATGGCCCTGGGCAGTGAGCTGGCCAAGCCGGGCCACAGCCCGGACGGTCCGGCACACCCGGGCACGGCGCAATTCCCGGCGGACAACCTGGTCCTGCTGCGGGGGCTGTTCGAAGCGGCCGGAGCCTATGTGGAAGGGACCGCGGTCATGCCGGACGACCGCGACCGGCTGGTGGCCGCCCTGAGTGACGCCGACCTGCCCGAGATCCTGGTCACCACCGGTGGTACGGGCAACAGCGAGCGGGACTTCGCCCTGGAGGCCGCCCTCGAAAGCGGATTCACCCCGATATTTCACCGCATAGACATCCGTCCGGGCCGGAACATGTTCGCGGCCGCGCGCGGCCGGACCCTGCTTTTCGGCCTGCCCGGCCCGCCCGCCGCCGGGCACGCCTGCTTCCACGCGGTCATCCTCCCGGTCGTCCGCCGACTGCGCGGCCTGCCCGGGCCCGACACGCCGCGCACCGCCCGCTTCACCCAGGCCATCAACGCCCGGCCGGGCTCCGAATGGCTGGTCCAGTGCCGCCTCGAAATCCAGGGCTGCGCGCTGACCGCCACCCCCCTGGCGGGCAAGGCCGTCCCCCCCATGTTCGGACTGGCCCACGCTCACGGCCTGGCCGTTTTGCAAAGCGGGCAAACCGTCACCCCCGGCGACGAAACCGAAATACTGACGACGTTATTTTAAGACGCCTCCGGCGGCCGGGGGAAGGGGAAGGAAGACCCTTTGAAAAGGGCTTTTCCTTCCCCTTCCCCCGGACCCCCATCCCCATCCTTTCCTAAACTTTTTGTTGCCGCTTCGCGGGGGGACTCCGCTACGGTCCGCAACCAAACNCCGGGGGAAGGGGAAGGAAGACCCTTTGAAAAGGGCTTTTCCTTCCCCTTCCCCCGGACCCCCATCCCCATCCTTTCCTAAACTTTTTGTTGCCGCTTCGCGGGGGGACTCCGCTACGGTCCGCAACCAAACACATTGCCCCCCGCGTCAATCTCCAAACCAGCAGATTTAAGCGCACGGCGTTCACCCTCCGCCACCACGCCCTGGAGCGATGAGGATGCCGCAAGCACCCTACAGCGGCTCTCCCCCCGTACCCAAAAGCCGCAGCCCCCACCCCAAAACTGTCACTGAGCTTTCGAATGCGTGTCACGAAGATGTAACATGGCGGGTCTATCACTACGTCACACGTCGACGAGGAATAGTTTTCCATCATAATTTTTAAGGAAGGTACTTCTGATGAAAAAATTGCTCATTGCTTTCGTGACGCTGGCCGTGTTGAGCGTTTCCGCTCTGTCCTTTGCCGCGGAAATCCGCGTCAAGGGTTCCACCACCGTTGACCCGGCCATGAAGAAATTGGTGGCCGCCTACCAGACCGCCAATCCGGGCGTGAATTTCTCCATCTCCGCCACTGGTTCCGGCGACGGCGCCAAAGCGATCATCAACAAGACCGCCGACATCGGCATGATGTCCCGTCCCATGAAGGACGCCGAGATCAAGAAATGCCAGGCCAACGGCATCGAGCCCGTGCGCACCATCATCGCCCTGGACTGCATCGTGCCCATCGTGCACCCCTCCAACCCGATCACCGCCCTGACCACCGCCCAGCTCAAGGACATCTACCAGGATAAGATCAACAACTGGAAGCAGCTCGGCGGCAACGACGGCATGATCGCCCTGTTCTCCCGCGAGACCAACTCCGGCACCTACGAGGTCTGGGAGCAGAAGGTCATGCAGAAGGAAGACGAGAACGACCTGGTTTCCCGCATGCCCTCCAACGCCGCCATGGCCGCCAAGATCGCCGGCAACAAGAACGGCATCGGCTACGTGGGCCTCGGCTTCCTGAACCCGAAGATCAAGGGCCTGTCCGTCAACGGCATCGTGCCCTCCGTCAAGACCGGCGCCGACGGCTCCTACCCGCTGGCCCGCAAGCTGAACCTCTACACCGGCGGCAAGCCTTCCGGCGAAGTGGCCAAGTTCATCTCCTTCGCGATGTCCCCGGCCGGCCAGAAGATCATCGCCGAAGTCGGCTTCGTCCCGGTCCAGTAGCGAAACGCCAACCGGCAAGGAACTCAACTCCCCGTCGGGGCGGCGCTCCGCCCCGACGGGTTCACGCATCAAAGGCGGCCAGCATATGCTCGTTTCTCGGTCCACCAAGGAAAAGCTCATCCGGGGCATGTTCCTGCTCTGCGCCAGCGCCTCGATCCTCGCCCTCGGGCTGATCATGTACTTCCTGATCTCCGAGGCCCTGCCCACGTTTACCGGCTTCGACGCCATGGGCGAAAAGATCAGCGGGCTGAATTTCTTCGACTTCATCTTCGGCAGCCAGTGGCGGCCCATCTCCTCGCATCCGCGATGGGGCATCCTGCCGCTGATCATGGGTTCCTTCTGGGTCACCCTGCTCTCCTCGCTCATCGCCATCCCGCTGGGCATCATGACCGCGGTCTACCTGGCCGAGATAGCGCCCCACAAGGTGCGCGAGATCGTCAAGCCCATGGTCGAGCTGCTGGCCTCCCTGCCGTCGGTGGTCATCGGCTTCTTCGGCCTGGCTGTGGTCGCGCCTATCCTGCTTGAAGTCTTCAACATCCGCTTCGGCGTGAACATGCTCAACGCCTCGATCATGCTCGCCTTCATGGCCGTGCCGACCATCACCTCCATCGCCGAGGACGCCATCCACTCGGTGCCCGCCGAGGTCCGCGAGGGGTCCCTGGCCCTCGGCGCGACCCGGTTCGAGACCATCTGGCGCGTGGTCCTGCCCGCATCCCTGTCCGGGCTGTCCACGGCGGTCATCCTGGGCATGTCGCGGTCCATCGGCGAAACCATGGTCGTACTCATGGTCGCGGGCGGCGCGGCGCGCATCCCGACCTCCATCTTCGACCCGGTCCGTCCCATGCCCGCCTCCATCGCGGCCGAGATGGGCGAGACCAGCTTCGGCCTGGAGCGGCACTACTTCGCCCTATTCGCCATCGCCATGGTGCTGTTCATCATCACCTTTCTCTTCAACCTCCTGGCCGACCACATAGCCCACAAATACAAACAGGTCGGCTCGGCCAGCCTCTAGGAATAAGGACATGTCCGAAATGGCAAGCACCGAAATGACCCTGAACGGCTCCAACATACCGGACACCCCGGGCCTGCGCTTCCGGCGCAAGGCCACCCAGGAGGTCTGGTTCACCATGTTCCGGATCGCCGTGGCCATCAACGCC is a window from the Desulfovibrio sp. Huiquan2017 genome containing:
- a CDS encoding ATP-dependent 6-phosphofructokinase; the encoded protein is MKTCISENPTSKSTAITTVGPAKIANPIAFGRFVEEDDAVLVNISRRTVEGGPKSRKKPEHAYFEPAGPRDKIYYDPSKTKCAVVTCGGLCPGLNDVIRAIVMAAYHEYKVPSVLGIQYGLAGFVPEQGYDVIELTPDFVSRIHEFGGTVLGSSRGPQDPEVIVDALERMNVSILFMIGGDGTMRAASAVVAEIAKRGLSISVVGLPKTIDNDINYVSPSFGFDTSVETAAMAIRGAHVEATGAPWGIGMVKVMGRDAGFIAAQSSLSCQEVNFCLIPEAPFDLHGEKGFLAALDRRMKQRGNAVIVVAEGAGQDLLKTSGEADASGNVKLSDIAALLKKEILEHFSKQGIEATLKYIDPSYIIRSVPANANDRIYCSFLGIHAVHAGMSGRTGLVVSRWNGRYVYIPMGLVTKGKKRISTCSNYWRAVLESTGQPVSMKNG
- a CDS encoding cytochrome ubiquinol oxidase subunit I, with product MDVLMLSRLQFAAATMFHFIFVPLTLGLSVLIACMETAYVRTGNEVYKKMAKFWGKLFLVNFALGVVTGITLEFQFGTNWSRYSAYVGDIFGSLLAIEATAAFFLESTFIGVWHFGWDKLSPKAHATTAWLVAGASNLSAIWILIANGFMQNPVGYVLRNGRAELTDFWAVITNKYAWLEFFHVVPASLLLAGFFIVGISAWHLLRKNNTEFFQKSFNLGISVALVFALFTAFEGHIHGNNLSDTQPAKLAAMESHWETQTQAPMYLLVIPGEDGNVLQALPLPGVLSFLAYNDFNAEVKGLNDFPKEDRPPVVLSFLSFRLMVGLGTLFILVAAFGFLVRSKVHNYPLFLKALPFCIPLPYIALWAGWTLTEVGRQPWIVYGLMRTSDAVSPVGGAEVGFTLVLMTLLYALLGAVGIWLMVKLAKKGPEDNTPIQV
- the cydB gene encoding cytochrome d ubiquinol oxidase subunit II, with protein sequence MTTLMETGSLHYYLAMIWFILWGVLWAVYFILDGFDLGVGTLLPFLARTETEKRAMFNATGPFWDGNEVWLIAAGGVTFAAFPYAYAQMFSGLYMALMLLLFTLIVRGVSFEFRSKVESPAWKKIWDTAHAVCSFLPALLLGVAFANIFQGIPLDETGFSQAGLFGLLNPYGIAGGILFVTIFMMHGALWLCIRTTGELKQRAENVATKLWPGVVILTVLFLAYTAMSTQLFANYMVYPILFVILLLPVAGLVLMRTYLGAGKYWMAWASSCLYIGGTALFGVTGIFPAIIPSNPNPAHSLTIMNSASSALTLEIMLVVAVIFVPLVIGYQSWVYKHFATAMTEDDLHY
- the mobB gene encoding molybdopterin-guanine dinucleotide biosynthesis protein B, which encodes MAQHIFCIVGKKKSGKTTFMEKLVPELRRLGLSVGAIKHDSHSFEMDVEGKDSWRLKRAGAETVVVSSPDRVAMIKSVERERSLESLAETLFADKDLVLAEGYFNSDQPKIEVYRNAAHVLPLCDRYNQQAKRLIAMVTDRGVDTDVPNFGLDDAAEVASFLARKYFGWVYNGMDTHD
- a CDS encoding molybdopterin molybdotransferase MoeA translates to MPALISRQDAVRKLLGLARPATTQTVPPMNGIGLIAARDATAQCDVPEHACSVRDGYAVRSLDAAPAKPLDPVRLAVNGCLRAESTNPMPIRPHTTVRVLTGGPVPPGADAVYAEEDVEAADGHILVRAPVRAGWFVRAAGGEIAKDTVVVPAGQPISPQAAAVMTRTRVNSIQVHPRPRARLMALGSELAKPGHSPDGPAHPGTAQFPADNLVLLRGLFEAAGAYVEGTAVMPDDRDRLVAALSDADLPEILVTTGGTGNSERDFALEAALESGFTPIFHRIDIRPGRNMFAAARGRTLLFGLPGPPAAGHACFHAVILPVVRRLRGLPGPDTPRTARFTQAINARPGSEWLVQCRLEIQGCALTATPLAGKAVPPMFGLAHAHGLAVLQSGQTVTPGDETEILTTLF
- a CDS encoding PstS family phosphate ABC transporter substrate-binding protein, giving the protein MKKLLIAFVTLAVLSVSALSFAAEIRVKGSTTVDPAMKKLVAAYQTANPGVNFSISATGSGDGAKAIINKTADIGMMSRPMKDAEIKKCQANGIEPVRTIIALDCIVPIVHPSNPITALTTAQLKDIYQDKINNWKQLGGNDGMIALFSRETNSGTYEVWEQKVMQKEDENDLVSRMPSNAAMAAKIAGNKNGIGYVGLGFLNPKIKGLSVNGIVPSVKTGADGSYPLARKLNLYTGGKPSGEVAKFISFAMSPAGQKIIAEVGFVPVQ
- the pstC gene encoding phosphate ABC transporter permease subunit PstC — translated: MLVSRSTKEKLIRGMFLLCASASILALGLIMYFLISEALPTFTGFDAMGEKISGLNFFDFIFGSQWRPISSHPRWGILPLIMGSFWVTLLSSLIAIPLGIMTAVYLAEIAPHKVREIVKPMVELLASLPSVVIGFFGLAVVAPILLEVFNIRFGVNMLNASIMLAFMAVPTITSIAEDAIHSVPAEVREGSLALGATRFETIWRVVLPASLSGLSTAVILGMSRSIGETMVVLMVAGGAARIPTSIFDPVRPMPASIAAEMGETSFGLERHYFALFAIAMVLFIITFLFNLLADHIAHKYKQVGSASL